The sequence agacccatataaacaaaataatgaatgaaaaaggtgacataactgcagatcctgaagaaattaaaaaaattataagaggatactatgaacaactgtatggcaacaaactggataatgtagaggaaatggacaatttcctggaaacatatgaacaacctagactgaccagagaagaaatagaagacctcaatcaacccatcacaagcaaagagatccaatcagtcatcaaaaatcttcccacaaataaatgcccagggccagatggcttcacaggggaattctaccaaactttccagaaagaactgacaccaatcttactcaaactctttcaaaacattgaagaaaagggaacactacctaactcattttatgaagctaacatcaatctaataccaaaaccaggcaaagatgctacaaaaaaggaaaactaccggccaatctccctaatgaatatagatgcaaaaatcctcaacaaaatacttgcaaatcgaatccaaagacacattaaaaaaatcatacaccatgaccaagtggggttcattccaggcatgcaaggatggttcaacataagaaaatcaatcaatgtattacaacacattaacaagtcaaaagggaaaaatcaattgatcatctcaatagatgctgaaaaagcatttgacaaaatccaacatccctttttgataaaaacacttcaaaaggtaggaattgaaggaaacttcctcaacatgataaagagcatatatgaaaaacccacagccagcatagtactcaatggtgagagactgaaagccttccctctaagatcaggaacaagacaaggatgcccgctgtcaccactgttattcaacattgtgctggaagtgctagccagggcaatccggcaagacaaagaaataaaaggcatccaaattggaaaagaagaagtaaaactgtcattgtttgcagatgatgtgatcttatatctagaaaaccctgagaaatcgacgatacagctactagagctaataaacaaatttagcaaagtagcaggatacaagattaatgcacataagtcaggaatgtttctatatgctagaaatgaacaaactgaagagacactcaagaaaaagataccattttcaatagcaactaaaaaaatcaagtacctaggaataaacttaaccaaagatgtaaaagacctatacaaagaaaactacataactctactaaaagaaatagaaggggaccttaaaagatggaaaaatattccatgttcatggataggaaggctaaatgtcattaagatgtcaattctacccaaactcatctacagattcaatgcaatcccaatcaaaattccaacaacctactttgcagacttggaaaagctagttatcaaatttatttggaaagggaagatgcctcgaattgctaaagacactctaaaaaagaaaaacgaagtgggaggacttacactccctgactttgaagcttattataaagccacagttgccaagacagcatggtactggcacaaagatagacatatagatcaatggaatcgaattgagaattcagagatagaccctcagatctatggccgactgatctttgataaggcccccaaagtcaccgaactgagccataatggtcttttcaacaaatggggctgggagagttggatatccatatccaaaagaatgaaagaggacccctacctcaccccctacacaaaaattaactcaaaatggaccaaagatctcaatataaaagaaagtaccataaaactcctagaagataatgtaggaaaacatcttcaagaccttgtattaggaggccacttcctagactttacacccaaagcacaagcaacaaaagagaaaatagataaatgggaactcctcaagcttagaagtttctgcacctcaaaggaatttctcaaaaaggtaaagaggcagccaactcaatgggaaaaaatttttggaaaccatgtatctgacaaaagactgatatcttgcatatacaaagaaatcctacaactcaatgacaatagtacagacagcccaattataaaatgggcaaaagatatgaaaagacagttctctgaagaggaaatacaaatgaccaagaaacacatgaaaaaatgttcagcttcactagctattagagagatgcaaattaagaccacaatgagataccatctaacaccggttagaatggctgccattaaacaaacaggaaactacaaatgctggaggggatgtggagaaattggaactcttattcattgttggtgggactgtataatggttcagccactctggaagtcagtctggcagttccttagaaaactagatatagagctaccattcgatccagcgattgcactcctcggtatatacccggaagatcggaaagcagtgacacgaacagatatctgcacgccaatgttcatagcagcattattcacaattgccaagagatggaaacaacccaaatgtccttcaacagatgagtggataaataaaatgtggtatatacacacgatggaatactacgcggcagtaagaaggaacgatctggtgaaacatatgacaacatggatgaaccttgaagacataatgctgagcgaaataagccaggcacaaaaagagaaatattatatgctaccactaatgtgaactttgaaaaatgtaaaacaaatggtttataatgtagaatgtaggggaactagcagtagagagcaattaaggaagggggaacaataatccaggaagaacagataagctatttaacgttctggggatgcccagaaatgactatggtctgttaatttctgatggttgtagtaggaacaagttcactgaaatgttgctatattatgtaactttcttggggtaaagtaggaacatgttggaagttaagcagttatcttaggttagttgtctttttcttactcccttgctatggtctctttgaaatgctcttttattgtatgtttgttttctttttaactttttttttcatacaggtgatttgaaaaaagaagggaaagttaaaaaaaaaaaaaaaaaaagaaaaaagacaaacaaggggaaaaaaaaaaaaaaaaaaaaaagatgtagtgcccccttgaggagcctgtggagaatgcaggggtattcgcctaccccacctccatggttgctaacatgaccacagacataggggactggtggtttgatgggttgagccctctaccataagttttacccttgggaagacggtttgctgcaaaggagaggctaggcctccctgtatttgtgcctaagagtctcctcctgaatgcctctttgttgctcagatgtggccctctctctctggctaagccaacttgaaaggtgaaatcactgccctcccccctacgtgggatcagacacccagggaagtgaatctccctggcaacgtggaatatgactcccagggaggaatgtagacctggcaccgtgggacggagaacatcttcttgaccaaaagggggatgtgaaaggaaatgaaataagcttcagtggcagagagattccaaaaggagccgagaggtcactctggtgggcactcttatgcacactttagacaaccctttttaggttctaaagaattggggtagctggtggtggatacctgaaactatcaaactacaacccagaacccatgaatctcgaagacagttgtataaaaatgtagcttatgaggggtgacaatgggattgggaaagccataaggaccaaacaccactttgtctagtttatggatggatgtgtagaaaagtaggggaaggaaacaaacagacaaaggtacccagtgttcttttttacttcaattgctctttttcactctaattattattcttgttatttttgtgtgtgtgctaatgaaggtgtcagggattgatttaggtgatgaatgtacaactatgtaatggtactgtaaacaatcgaaagtacaatttgttttgtatgactgcgtggtatgtgaatatatctcaataaaatgatgatttaaaaaaaaaaaaaaaaaaaaaaaaaaagaaataaaaggcatccaaattggaaaagaagaagtaaaactctcattgtttgcagatgatatgatcttatatctagaaaaccctgagaaatcgacgatacagctactagagctaataaacaaatttagcaaagtagcgggatacaagattaatgcatataagtcagtaatgtttctatatgctagaaatgaacaaactgaagagacactcaagaaaaagataccattttcaatagcaactaaaaaaatcaagtacctaggaataaacttaaccaaagatgtaaaagacctatacaaagaaaactacataactctactaaaagaaatagaaggggaccttaaaagatggaaaaatattccatgttcatggataggaaggctaaatgtcattaagatgtcaattctacccaaactcatctacagattcaatgcaatcccaatcaaaattccaacaacctactttgtagacttggaaaagctagttatcaaatttatttggaaagggaagatgcctcgaattgctaaagacactctaaaatagaaaaacgaagtgggaggacttacactccctgactttgaagcttattataaagccacagttgccaaaacagcatggtactggcacaaagatagacatatagatcaatggaatcgaattgagaattcagagatagaccctcagatctatggccgactgatctttgataaggcccccaaagtcactgaactgagtcataatggtcttttcaacaaatggggctgggagagttggatatccatatccaaaagaatgaaagaggacccctacctcaccccctacacaaaaattaactcaaaatggaccaaagatctcaatataaaagaaagtaccataaaactcctagaagataacgtaggaaaacatcttcaagaccttgtattaggcggccacttcctagactttacacccaaagcacaagcaacaaaagagaaaatagataaatgggaacccctcaagcttagaagtttctgcacctcaaaggaatttctcttttttttttttttttttttttttttcaaaatttcaaatttagtttatttaaaatttcccatctaggAGAAATGATATATAAGAATGTTTACACATGCTTTAATAACTTATTTCACTGTACAATTTGCATTCTGTGAACAGTAGaataaaaccaacaaaagaaaatgatttagTCAGCACTTAAATAACAATCTATTGTATATAAAGTCTTGAGTAAATTGATACCCTGCAAGATGGTCTCTATAATTTTTTCATGACTTTGAGCTATTGCGCATCAGTTATCTACTTCAGTATATGTCTAAACATCAAGACATCTACACCTTTGTTATTAGCGATGGGAAAGTTACTATGACCTCTCAGGATAGAATGTGTTCTTTTTGGTTAAATTTGGTGGGCAACGACACGCAACTCTATAACTTTTATCcatttcttacattttttccctctattacttccacaatttcaaataaaaatattaatctgTGTTTGTGTACAGTACATCATTACTGTTCTAGCACAGAATTATGTTCATCAGTTATTTTATAGCTAGCAAAATGGTCCAAACATattaaggaaacaaaagaagCAGAGTACTTAGTTCTGCCAAAGTGGCACCTAGTAAAGTACCACTTCAGCAAAGCTTCTCCTGCTATTCCTCATGATGTGGGCAAAGAGACATGCAAACAACTTCAAAAATATGGGCAGAAACTTAAGGAAGATGACAAGAAACTGTTCTCTGTTTCTGAAAAAAGATCTTACTAGTTATTATATTctgtattacattttatattttataatattggaTTTAGAACAAATGCCAAATCAGTTACAGGGTAAGATTATGAAAGAGGTGTTTTCCTCTTGTTTTAGATGAAAATACCTGACCAGTGAAAGCTGAACTTCTTCTAAGTAATTACATtttccaagggaaaaaaaggcaCAGGAGGTAAACATTTCAATTTGGctcaaaagtaataaaaattaatttaatttaaaaagtaggcAACAACTAAAACACAAAGTCCAATTTCCTATATCTTCTTGGACAGAGTTCAACTATATAAGataattaacaacaacaactataaaaaaaaacactctgaATGATGTTCACCATCATCAGGGGACTGTCCATACTGACTGACATTTCTACATGGACTGAATCCTTAGGACTAAGTCTACAAAGTAAGATCTAATAATTAATTTTGAGTAAACCTCTGCTTGATCACTACTTTCTTTCTAAAGTTTAACCCAATTTCATGCTAACTTCCTTTCTGTGGAACTGAAAATGATTCAGATGCTCTAATTTTCAGTTGATTGCAAAACTATCAGacaaaaaagaacactaaaagaCGGAAAGTCAGCTAGTATTATATCTGTGAAACCTAACTCAAGATGTCACTTTCATATGTAAACCATGAATCATAAGTTTCAAAAAAACAGTAGTTGTGGTCAAGTTTATATCCTATTGTCattctatctttaaaatatagcagtaacatttattataattgtaaACATGTCTGTATCCCGAGAGAGTACATCTAGGAAAAGAGGCAATCATTTTAATGATGCCCCTGACATTCCCTTACAGTCTTGTGACAACTGTAGTGAAATTAATCTTAACTACAATTGCTGAGTAGGACTCTGAGGCATGACCAGAGAGAATGTTTCTCACACCACTGAACTGCTTTGGTAGCAATTATGATTGTGATGAACTACACATAAGTTACACATTTAAAAGGTCATTAGAACATCTCTTTCTTGTACACTAGTGTAGAAAGGCCTTCCAAAGATAAATGAGTGTAGGCCTGGTTTAATTTTTTCAGCTAGAGCCATTATTATGTTAAGATCACCCTCTGCTGCTAAATCAAGGTCTGTTTTCAGGTTCCGAAGAGATTTAAAGGGCTTTTTACCCTTCTGCGTATCatcttctatatattttattagtGTCAAGGCTTTTCTGTGAAGGACAAGTAGAAACTGTGCAAGAAAAGTACTCCTGAGAGATAAACCTGGTTTCAAATGAAAGACCTGATCCAGAAAGGCTTTTACTAGAGTGTCTCTGTGCAAGACATCTTGAAAAACATTCCTTTAGTAGACCTTGTACAAAGAGTCCTGACTCATATTTAAATGAAGATTCAGCTTCACATAATCTGGAGCATTTTCTCTCTGCTGGAGTCAGAAAAAGGCATAACGTTTTCACTATCTTATTTACTTTCTCTGCACTGCTACCTACTACTACAGAACAGCCACAGGTTTGCAGGTGTGAGCTAATGGCATTGAGAAGGAAGCCTTCATGACAACTGTCACCAATATCATCATCATTGAGTACTGTATCAGTTATATCTATTTCTTCAGGAACACTGTGTGATTTCATAGATGAAAGCAGTTCCATTACAGGAATTACTTCACCAGTAAGCATTGGAATAATGCTCTGACCCTGATCTTCCATTCTCTCTGTGCCTTCTAAAACAATCTTCTGGACATTTTCTTGCCTTTCCTTATGCATCCATATCCTTCCTTTCCGGATAATGTGTGTTAATCTGTCAACACACACTCTGTGAAGTGGGAGGTAGAAGCTAAGTTCTGTCTGTGGAAGTATAATTGATAGTCCATATGTACTCCTATCACCATTCCAGTTTCCATCGAAGATTAGTGAAACAATAATTACTCCTTTTTCTGACAAGACAAAAAACTTTACATCTATAGCCCCGCTCTCTGCATTTCGAAGGATTTCCCCATTTAAGGTGTGGTTAGCAAGAAAAGTTATTTCTCCATCGCTGAGTAGGACCTGTTCTGTTTTTGGAGCCCAAATGTGCCTCACTCTAGGACCAAGAATGTTGTCCCAGTAAGCAAAGGTAGCGGCTAATAAAGGCGATTCACCACTTAAAGCAATCTCTGTCTTGGCAACTGCTGGAGATGGTGGTGGACAGAGTGTCGACATCACTGCATACCAACTGTTTCATTATCCAAATGCTCCAGAGATACCCCAAACAGCAGCTTGCGGGCGGGATCCTCACTCGCCTACTCGCCACGCCAGATCTTCAACACTCGCGGGCGTAGAAACCGCAaccaatataaaagaaagtaccataaaactcctagaagataatgtaggaaaacatcttcaagaccttgtattaggaggccacttcctagactttacacccaaagcacaagcaacaaaagagaaaatagataaatgggaacccctcaagcttagaagtttctgcacctcaaaggaatttctcaaaaaggtaaagaggcagccaactcaatgggaaaaaatttttggaaaccatgtatctgacaaaagactgatatcttgcatatacaaagaaatcctacaactcaatgacaatagtacagacagcccaattataaaatgggcaaaagatatgaaaagacagttctctgaagaggaaatacaaatggccaagaaacacatgaaaaaatgttcagcttcactagctattagagagatgcaaattaagaccataatgagataccatctaacaccggttagaatggctgccattaaacaaacaggaaactacaaatgctggaggggatgtggagaaattggaactcttattcattgttggtgggactgtataatggttcagccactctggaagtcagtctggaacttccttagaaaactagatatagagctaccattcgatccagcgattgcacttctcggtatatacccggaagatcggaaagcagtgacacgaacagatatctgcacgccaatgttcatagcagcataattcacaattgccaagagatggaaacaacccaaatgtccttcaacagatgagtggataaataaaatgtggtatatacacacgatggaatactacgcggcagtaagaaggaacgatctggtgaaacatatgacaacatggatgaaccttgaagacataatgctgagcgaaataagccaggcacaaaaagagaaatattatatgctaccactaatgtgaactttgaaaaatgtaaaacaaatggtttataatgtagaatgtaggggaactagcagtagagagcaattaaggaagggggaacaataatccaagaagaacagataagctatttaacgttctagggatgcccagaaatgactatggtctgttaatttctgatggatgtagtaggaacaagttcactgaaatgttgctatattatgtaactttcttggggtaaagtaggaacatgttggaagttaagcagttatcttaggttagttgtctttttcttactcccttgttatggtctctttgaaatgttcttttattgtatgtttgttttctttttaactttttttttcatacagttgatttaaaaaagaagggaaagttaaaaaaaagaaaaaaaagacaaacaaggaaaaaaaaaaaaaagatgtagtgcccccttgaggagcctgtggagaatgcaggggtattcgcctaccccacctccatggttgctaacatgaccacagacataggggactggtggtttgatgggttgagccccctaccataagttttacccttgggaagacggttgctgcaaaggagaggctaggcctccctgtatttgtgcctaagagtctcgtcctgaatgcctctttgttgctcagatgtggccctctctctctggctaagccaacttgaaaggtgaaatcactgtcctcccccctacgtgggatcagacacccagggaagtgaatctccctggcaacgtggaatatgactcccggggaggaatgtagacccggcatcgtgggatggagaacatcttcttgaccaaaagggggatgtgaaaggaaatgaaataagcttcagtggcagagagattccaaaacgagccgagagatcactctggtgggcactcttacgcacactttagacaaccctttttaggttctaaagaattggggtagctggtggtggatacctgaaactattaaactacaacccagaacccatgaatctcgaagacagttgtataaaaatggagcttatgaggggtgacagtgggattgggaatgccataaggaccaaactccactttgtctagtttatggatggatgtgtagaaaagtaggggaagcaaacaaacagacaaagggacccagtgttcttttttacttcaattgctctttttaactctaattattattcttgttatttttgtgtgtgtgctaatgaaggtgtcagggattgatttaggtgatgaatgtacaactatgtaatggtactgtaaacaatcgaaagtacaatttgttttgtatgac is a genomic window of Choloepus didactylus isolate mChoDid1 chromosome X, mChoDid1.pri, whole genome shotgun sequence containing:
- the LOC119522917 gene encoding LOW QUALITY PROTEIN: guanine nucleotide exchange C9orf72 homolog (The sequence of the model RefSeq protein was modified relative to this genomic sequence to represent the inferred CDS: deleted 1 base in 1 codon), with amino-acid sequence MSTLCPPPSPAVAKTEIALSGESPLLAATFAYWDNILGPRVRHIWAPKTEQVLLSDGEITFLANHTLNGEILRNAESGAIDVKFFVLSEKGVIIVSLIFDGNWNGDRSTYGLSIILPQTELSFYLPLHRVCVDRLTHIIRKGRIWMHKERQENVQKIVLEGTERMEDQGQSIIPMLTGEVIPVMELLSSMKSHSVPEEIDITDTVLNDDDIGDSCHEGFLLNAISSHLQTCGCSVVVGSSAEKVNKIVKTLCLFLTPAERKCSRLCEAESSFKYESGLFVQGLLKNVFQDVLHRDTLVKAFLDQVFHLKPGLSLRSTFLAQFLLVLHRKALTLIKYIEDDTQKGKKPFKSLRNLKTDLDLAAEGDLNIIMALAEKIKPGLHSFIFGRPFYTSVQERDVLMTF